In the genome of Streptomyces racemochromogenes, one region contains:
- a CDS encoding fumarate reductase/succinate dehydrogenase flavoprotein subunit, translating into MSTENGTYAENDTYTENGTHTENGDRTEYAAYTTGDPVRDTKAPGGPIAERWDRRRFEAKLVNPANRRKHTVIVVGTGLAGGAAGATLAEQGYHVVQFCFSDSPRRAHSIAAQGGINAAKNYRNDGDSVHRLFYDTVKGGDFRARESNVHRLAQISVEIIDQCVAQGVPFAREYGGLLDTRSFGGVQVSRTFYARGQTGQQLLLGAYQALSRQIAAGNVELHARTEMLDLITVDGVARGIVARDLITGSIDTYYADAVVLATGGYGNVFYLSTNAMNSNATAVWRAHRRGAYFANPCFTQIHPTCIPRTGDHQSKLTLMSESLRNDGRIWVPKAKGDTRPAAEIPEAERDYYLERIYPSFGNLVPRDIASRAAKNVCDEGRGVGPGGQGVYLDFADAIRRMGRDKVAEKYGNLFEMYERITAEDPYEVPMRIYPAVHYTMGGLWVDYDLQTTVPGLFAIGEANFSDHGANRLGASALMQGLGDGYFVLPSTINDYLARHPHPQPVDDSHPEAAAAVRETRDCLAKLLAVDGDRTPDSFHREIGELMWEYCGMSRTEEGLRKALARIPEIREEFWRRIKVPGSGEEFNQSLEKANRVVDYLELAELMCLDALHRAESCGGHFREESQTPDGEAARRDEEFGYAAAWEYQGTGTAPVLHKEDLVFEYVHPTQRSYA; encoded by the coding sequence ATGAGCACCGAGAACGGAACGTACGCCGAGAACGACACGTACACGGAGAACGGAACCCACACCGAGAACGGCGACCGCACCGAGTACGCCGCCTACACCACCGGCGACCCCGTCCGCGACACCAAGGCCCCCGGGGGCCCGATCGCCGAACGCTGGGACCGCCGCCGCTTCGAGGCGAAGCTGGTCAACCCGGCCAACCGCCGCAAGCACACCGTGATCGTCGTCGGCACCGGCCTGGCGGGCGGTGCCGCCGGCGCGACCCTCGCCGAGCAGGGCTACCACGTGGTCCAGTTCTGCTTCAGCGACTCCCCGCGCCGCGCCCACTCCATCGCCGCCCAGGGCGGCATCAACGCCGCCAAGAACTACCGCAACGACGGGGACTCCGTACACCGGCTCTTCTACGACACCGTCAAGGGCGGCGACTTCCGCGCCCGCGAGTCCAACGTCCACCGCCTCGCCCAGATCTCCGTGGAGATCATCGACCAGTGCGTGGCCCAGGGCGTACCCTTCGCCCGCGAGTACGGCGGCCTCCTCGACACCCGCTCCTTCGGCGGCGTCCAGGTCTCCCGCACCTTCTACGCCCGCGGCCAGACCGGCCAGCAGCTGCTGCTCGGCGCCTACCAGGCGCTGTCCCGGCAGATCGCCGCCGGCAACGTCGAGCTGCACGCCCGCACCGAGATGCTCGACCTGATCACCGTCGACGGCGTGGCCCGCGGCATCGTCGCCCGCGACCTGATCACCGGCAGCATCGACACGTACTACGCCGACGCCGTGGTCCTGGCCACAGGCGGCTACGGCAACGTCTTCTACCTCTCCACCAACGCCATGAACTCCAACGCGACCGCCGTCTGGCGGGCGCACCGGCGCGGCGCGTACTTCGCCAACCCCTGCTTCACCCAGATCCACCCCACCTGCATCCCGCGCACCGGCGACCACCAGTCCAAGCTCACCCTGATGAGCGAGTCCCTGCGCAACGACGGCCGCATCTGGGTCCCCAAGGCCAAGGGCGACACCCGCCCCGCCGCCGAGATCCCCGAGGCCGAGCGGGACTACTACCTGGAGCGGATCTACCCCTCCTTCGGCAACCTCGTCCCCCGCGACATCGCCTCCCGCGCCGCGAAGAACGTCTGCGACGAGGGCCGCGGCGTCGGCCCCGGCGGCCAGGGCGTGTACCTCGACTTCGCCGACGCCATCCGCCGCATGGGCCGCGACAAGGTCGCCGAGAAGTACGGCAACCTCTTCGAGATGTACGAGCGGATCACCGCGGAGGACCCGTACGAGGTCCCCATGCGGATCTACCCGGCCGTCCACTACACGATGGGCGGACTGTGGGTCGACTACGACCTCCAGACCACCGTCCCCGGCCTGTTCGCGATCGGCGAGGCCAACTTCTCCGACCACGGCGCCAACCGCCTCGGCGCCTCCGCCCTGATGCAGGGCCTCGGCGACGGCTACTTCGTGCTCCCCTCCACCATCAACGACTACCTCGCCCGCCACCCGCACCCCCAGCCGGTCGACGACAGCCACCCCGAGGCCGCCGCCGCGGTCCGCGAGACCCGCGACTGCCTCGCCAAGCTGCTCGCCGTCGACGGCGACCGCACACCCGACTCCTTCCACCGCGAGATCGGCGAACTCATGTGGGAGTACTGCGGCATGTCCCGCACCGAGGAGGGCCTGCGCAAGGCACTCGCCCGCATCCCCGAGATCCGCGAGGAGTTCTGGCGGCGCATCAAGGTCCCCGGCAGCGGCGAGGAGTTCAACCAGTCGCTGGAGAAGGCCAACCGCGTCGTCGACTACCTGGAACTCGCCGAGCTGATGTGCCTCGACGCCCTCCACCGCGCCGAGTCCTGCGGCGGCCACTTCCGCGAGGAGTCCCAGACCCCCGACGGCGAAGCCGCCCGCCGCGACGAGGAGTTCGGCTACGCCGCCGCCTGGGAGTACCAGGGCACCGGCACCGCCCCCGTCCTGCACAAGGAAGACCTCGTCTTCGAGTACGTCCACCCCACCCAGCGGAGCTACGCATGA
- a CDS encoding succinate dehydrogenase/fumarate reductase iron-sulfur subunit — translation MKLTLRVWRQQNADAPGAMASYEVDGISKDMSFLEMLDTLNEDLILRGEDPVAFDHDCREGICGACSLVINGDAHGPERTTTCQLHMRSFADGDTIDVEPWRASAFPVVKDLVVDRSAFDRIIQAGGYITAPTGSAPEAHATAVPKPAADSAFEHAECIGCGACVAACPNGSAMLFTSAKVNHLNVLPQGSPERETRVLDMVARMDDEGFGGCTLTGECATACPKGIPLPSIAAMNKEWLRALRKA, via the coding sequence ATGAAGCTCACCCTGCGCGTCTGGCGCCAGCAGAACGCCGACGCCCCCGGCGCCATGGCCTCCTACGAGGTCGACGGCATATCGAAGGACATGTCCTTCCTGGAGATGCTCGACACCCTCAACGAGGACCTCATCCTGCGCGGCGAGGACCCGGTCGCCTTCGACCACGACTGCCGCGAGGGCATCTGCGGCGCGTGCAGCCTCGTCATCAACGGCGACGCCCACGGCCCCGAACGCACCACCACCTGCCAGCTCCACATGCGCTCCTTCGCCGACGGCGACACCATCGACGTCGAACCCTGGCGGGCCTCGGCCTTCCCCGTGGTCAAGGACCTCGTCGTCGACCGCAGCGCCTTCGACCGGATCATCCAGGCCGGCGGCTACATCACCGCCCCGACCGGCTCCGCCCCCGAGGCGCACGCCACCGCCGTGCCCAAGCCGGCCGCGGACTCCGCCTTCGAACACGCCGAGTGCATCGGCTGCGGCGCCTGCGTCGCGGCCTGCCCCAACGGCTCCGCGATGCTGTTCACCTCCGCCAAGGTCAACCACCTGAACGTGCTCCCGCAGGGCTCGCCCGAGCGCGAGACGCGGGTGCTGGACATGGTGGCGCGGATGGACGACGAGGGCTTCGGCGGCTGCACCCTGACCGGCGAGTGCGCCACCGCCTGCCCCAAGGGGATCCCGCTGCCGTCGATCGCCGCGATGAACAAGGAGTGGCTCCGCGCCCTGCGCAAGGCCTGA
- a CDS encoding excinuclease ABC subunit UvrA → MHHSPDTPDTPGEPGRPDAPDPCVRVRGAREHNLRGVDVDIPRDTLTVFTGVSGSGKSSLAFGTLYAEAQRRYFESVAPYARRLIHQIGAPKVDSVTGLPPAVSLEQRRSAPGSRSSVGTVTLLSNSLRMLYSRAGTYPPGAERLDSDAFSPNTAAGACPSCHGLGRIHRTSEELLVPDPSLSIRQGAIAAWPGAWQGKNLRDILDVLGHDVDRPWRELPAEDREWILFTEEQPVVTVHPVREADRIQRPYQGTYMSAHRYVMRTFSDTKSATLRARAQKFLTDAPCPACQGRRLRPEALAVTFAGRTIAELAALALDDLDRVLAAAPPADEAARVLAGDLRARIAPVTELGLGYLSLDRTAPSLSAGELQRLRLATQLRSGLFGVVYVLDEPSAGLHPADTEALLGVLERLKAAGNTVFVVEHHLDVVRRADWVVDVGPLAGEHGGRVLYSGPPAQLAAVGESATARHLFAPPASGRGRTPRPASGSIRLSGVERHNLRGVDVEFPLGVFTAVTGVSGSGKSTLVGQVLAGEVAGRLAEPGFPVRRLVEVDQKPIGRTPRSNLATYTGLFDVVRKLFTAAPEARARGWKAGRFSFNVPGGRCETCQGEGFVSVELLFLPSTYAPCPTCAGARYNAETLEVRYAGLTIAEVLGLTVEAAAGFFEEVPAAARSLRALEEIGLGYLRLGQPATELSGGEAQRIKLATELQRLRRDHTLYLLDEPTTGLHPADVRVLLGQLHGLVDAGHSVVVVEHDMEVVAGADWVVDLGPGGGAEGGRITAAGPPPAVAASPDSRTAPYLARALGL, encoded by the coding sequence ATGCACCACTCCCCCGACACCCCCGACACCCCCGGCGAGCCCGGCCGGCCGGACGCCCCCGATCCCTGCGTACGGGTACGCGGCGCCCGGGAGCACAACCTGCGCGGGGTGGACGTGGACATCCCGCGCGACACCCTGACCGTCTTCACCGGGGTCTCCGGCTCCGGTAAGAGCTCCCTGGCCTTCGGCACCCTCTACGCCGAGGCACAGCGCCGGTACTTCGAGTCGGTGGCCCCCTACGCGCGCCGGCTGATCCACCAGATCGGCGCCCCGAAGGTGGACTCGGTGACCGGACTGCCGCCCGCGGTCTCCCTGGAGCAGCGTCGCTCCGCCCCGGGTTCGCGGTCCTCGGTGGGGACGGTGACCCTGCTCTCCAACTCCCTGCGGATGCTGTACTCGCGGGCCGGGACCTACCCGCCGGGCGCCGAGCGGCTCGACTCGGACGCCTTCTCCCCCAACACGGCCGCGGGGGCCTGCCCTTCCTGTCACGGGCTGGGCCGGATCCACCGCACGAGTGAGGAACTCCTCGTGCCGGACCCGAGCCTGTCGATCCGTCAGGGCGCCATCGCCGCCTGGCCGGGCGCCTGGCAGGGAAAGAACCTGCGCGACATCCTCGACGTGCTCGGCCACGACGTGGACCGGCCCTGGCGGGAGCTGCCGGCCGAGGACCGCGAGTGGATCCTGTTCACCGAGGAGCAGCCCGTGGTCACCGTGCACCCGGTGCGGGAGGCCGACCGGATCCAAAGGCCCTACCAGGGCACGTACATGAGCGCCCACCGCTACGTGATGCGGACCTTCTCCGACACCAAGAGCGCCACGCTGCGGGCGCGCGCGCAGAAGTTCCTCACCGACGCCCCGTGCCCGGCGTGCCAGGGGCGCAGGCTGCGGCCGGAGGCGCTGGCCGTGACCTTCGCGGGCCGCACGATCGCGGAGCTGGCGGCACTGGCGCTGGACGACCTGGACCGCGTACTGGCCGCCGCGCCGCCGGCGGACGAGGCGGCGCGGGTGCTGGCCGGGGACCTGCGGGCGCGGATCGCGCCGGTGACGGAACTCGGGCTCGGCTACCTGAGCCTGGACCGGACCGCGCCGAGCCTGTCGGCGGGCGAGCTCCAGCGGCTGCGGCTGGCGACCCAGCTGCGGTCGGGGCTGTTCGGGGTGGTGTACGTACTGGACGAGCCGTCGGCGGGGCTGCATCCGGCGGACACCGAGGCGCTGCTCGGTGTGCTGGAGCGGCTGAAGGCGGCGGGGAACACCGTCTTCGTGGTGGAGCACCACCTGGACGTGGTGCGCCGCGCCGACTGGGTGGTGGACGTGGGACCGCTGGCCGGGGAGCACGGCGGGCGGGTGCTGTACAGCGGGCCCCCGGCACAGCTGGCGGCCGTCGGGGAGTCGGCGACGGCACGGCACCTGTTCGCGCCGCCGGCGTCCGGGCGCGGGCGGACCCCGCGCCCGGCGTCCGGCTCGATCCGGCTGTCGGGCGTGGAGCGGCACAACCTGCGGGGCGTGGACGTGGAGTTCCCGCTCGGGGTGTTCACGGCGGTGACGGGGGTGTCCGGTTCGGGGAAGTCCACCCTGGTGGGGCAGGTGCTGGCGGGCGAGGTGGCCGGGCGGCTGGCCGAACCGGGCTTTCCCGTGCGGCGGTTGGTGGAGGTGGACCAGAAGCCGATCGGACGGACCCCGCGCTCCAACCTGGCCACGTACACGGGCCTGTTCGACGTGGTCCGCAAGCTGTTCACGGCCGCTCCCGAGGCGCGGGCGCGCGGCTGGAAGGCGGGCCGGTTCTCCTTCAACGTGCCGGGCGGGCGCTGTGAGACCTGCCAGGGCGAGGGCTTCGTCTCGGTGGAGCTGCTGTTCCTGCCCAGCACGTACGCCCCCTGTCCGACGTGCGCGGGCGCCCGGTACAACGCCGAGACGCTGGAGGTGCGTTACGCGGGGCTGACCATCGCGGAGGTGCTGGGCCTGACCGTGGAGGCGGCGGCCGGGTTCTTCGAGGAGGTCCCGGCGGCGGCGCGCAGCCTGCGGGCACTGGAGGAGATCGGGCTGGGCTACCTGCGGCTGGGGCAGCCGGCGACGGAGCTGTCGGGCGGCGAGGCGCAGCGCATCAAGCTGGCGACGGAGCTGCAGCGGCTGCGCCGGGACCACACCCTGTACCTGCTGGACGAGCCGACGACGGGGCTGCACCCGGCCGATGTGCGGGTGCTGCTGGGGCAGTTGCACGGGCTGGTGGACGCGGGGCACTCGGTGGTGGTCGTGGAGCACGACATGGAGGTGGTGGCGGGCGCGGACTGGGTCGTGGACCTGGGCCCGGGCGGCGGTGCGGAGGGCGGCCGGATCACGGCCGCGGGCCCGCCGCCGGCGGTGGCCGCCTCCCCGGATTCCCGCACCGCGCCCTACCTGGCGCGGGCGCTGGGGCTGTAG
- a CDS encoding succinate dehydrogenase, producing MALATRTDRRPSTTRTLWDSTVGKKSVMAASGLVMLGYLVAHMLGNLKIFFGADEFNGYAHWLRTLGSPFLHHEWALWIVRVVLVAAVVAHAVCAYQLSRRDIKARPVKYARKRRRASYATRTMRWGGIILGLFIVWHLLDLTTLTVNERAWAGHPYENVLSTFSTWYGNTVYIVAMAALGLHVRHGFWSAAQTLGAGNARRDRTLKSLADVLALVLFAGFVSVPVAVMTGVVS from the coding sequence ATGGCTCTGGCAACGCGGACGGATCGACGGCCGTCCACCACGCGCACGCTCTGGGACTCCACCGTCGGCAAGAAGTCCGTGATGGCCGCATCGGGCCTGGTGATGCTCGGCTACCTCGTCGCGCACATGCTCGGCAACCTGAAGATCTTCTTCGGGGCGGACGAGTTCAACGGCTACGCCCACTGGCTGCGCACCCTCGGCTCCCCGTTCCTGCACCACGAGTGGGCCCTGTGGATCGTCCGCGTCGTCCTGGTCGCCGCCGTCGTCGCCCACGCCGTCTGCGCCTACCAGCTCAGCCGCCGCGACATCAAGGCGCGCCCGGTCAAGTACGCCCGCAAGCGCCGCCGCGCGAGCTACGCCACCCGCACCATGCGCTGGGGCGGGATCATCCTCGGCCTCTTCATCGTCTGGCACCTCCTCGACCTGACCACGCTCACCGTCAACGAGCGGGCCTGGGCCGGCCACCCCTACGAGAACGTCCTGTCGACCTTCTCCACCTGGTACGGCAACACCGTCTACATCGTGGCCATGGCCGCCCTCGGCCTGCACGTCCGCCACGGCTTCTGGAGCGCCGCCCAGACCCTCGGCGCGGGCAACGCCCGGCGCGACCGGACCCTGAAGTCCCTGGCCGACGTCCTGGCCCTCGTCCTCTTCGCGGGCTTCGTGTCCGTCCCCGTCGCCGTCATGACCGGAGTGGTGAGCTGA
- a CDS encoding dodecin: MSNHTYRVTEIVGTSHEGIDQAIRNGIARAGQTLRNLDWFEVTQMRGHIENGQVAHYQVGLKVGFRLDGED, from the coding sequence ATGTCCAACCACACCTACCGCGTGACCGAGATCGTCGGCACCTCCCACGAGGGCATCGATCAGGCCATCCGGAACGGGATCGCCCGCGCGGGGCAGACCCTGCGCAACCTGGACTGGTTCGAGGTCACGCAGATGCGCGGACACATCGAGAACGGGCAGGTCGCGCACTACCAGGTCGGACTGAAGGTCGGCTTCCGCCTCGACGGCGAGGACTGA
- a CDS encoding LNS2 domain-containing protein: MTQTPPRRPLAVFDIDNTLADTSHRQHFLEGRPRDWAGFFGAAPADPPLARGVALAAERAADCEVVYLTGRPERCRADTLDWLARHGLPEGRVWMRGDQDRRPARLTKLEVLRRIARGREVRVLVDDDELVCEAARAAGFRVVLADWAADAPELKQAQEDEGRT; this comes from the coding sequence ATGACACAGACCCCGCCCCGCCGTCCGCTCGCCGTCTTCGACATCGACAACACCCTCGCGGACACCAGTCACCGCCAGCACTTCCTGGAGGGGCGCCCCCGCGACTGGGCGGGGTTCTTCGGGGCCGCGCCGGCGGATCCGCCGCTCGCCCGGGGCGTGGCGCTGGCGGCGGAGCGCGCGGCCGACTGCGAGGTGGTGTACCTGACCGGGCGGCCCGAGCGGTGCCGCGCCGACACCCTGGACTGGCTGGCCCGGCACGGGCTGCCGGAGGGCCGGGTGTGGATGCGCGGCGACCAGGACCGGCGCCCGGCCCGGCTGACGAAGCTGGAGGTGCTCCGGCGCATCGCCCGGGGGCGCGAGGTGCGGGTGCTGGTCGACGACGACGAACTCGTCTGCGAGGCCGCCCGTGCGGCCGGCTTCCGGGTGGTCCTGGCGGACTGGGCGGCGGACGCGCCGGAACTCAAGCAGGCGCAGGAGGACGAGGGTCGCACCTGA
- a CDS encoding MsnO8 family LLM class oxidoreductase — protein MIRKVSILDRSRTREGHPAPEALRETVELARAADRLGYHRFWVSEHHSVPGVAGSAPTVLAAAVAAATRRIRVGTGGVMLPNHQPLVVAEQFGVLEALFPGRIDMGLGRSVGFTGGIRRALGRDTADADRFEEQLAELLGWIDGTQRAHPEVHARPAEGLRIPPFVLATGEGAGIAARAGLPVVVGDLRGRAKVAEAVRRYREEFRPSPWAAQPYVVVSGTVAVAATEEAARRILLPEAWALARSRTRGSFPPLRPAQEVAALEMTPKERELYEGGLAGHIAGTEEQVAAALAGVAGATGADELLVTTSTYDRTALLDSFTRLARITGLSPAGPAPGGPGL, from the coding sequence GTGATCCGAAAAGTCTCGATCCTCGACCGGTCCCGCACCCGCGAGGGGCACCCCGCCCCCGAGGCCCTGCGCGAGACCGTGGAACTGGCCCGCGCGGCGGACCGGTTGGGCTACCACCGCTTCTGGGTGTCGGAGCACCACAGCGTGCCCGGCGTCGCCGGCTCCGCGCCCACCGTACTGGCCGCCGCCGTCGCCGCCGCCACCCGGCGGATCCGGGTCGGCACCGGCGGCGTGATGCTGCCCAACCACCAGCCCCTCGTGGTGGCCGAGCAGTTCGGGGTCCTCGAAGCCCTCTTCCCCGGCCGGATCGACATGGGCCTCGGCCGCTCCGTCGGCTTCACCGGCGGCATCCGCCGCGCCCTGGGCCGGGACACCGCCGACGCCGACCGCTTCGAGGAGCAGCTGGCCGAACTGCTCGGCTGGATCGACGGCACCCAGCGCGCCCACCCCGAGGTGCACGCCCGGCCCGCCGAGGGGCTGCGGATCCCGCCCTTCGTCCTGGCCACCGGCGAGGGCGCGGGGATCGCCGCCCGGGCCGGACTCCCGGTGGTGGTCGGCGACCTGCGCGGGCGCGCCAAGGTCGCGGAGGCGGTGCGCCGGTACCGCGAGGAGTTCCGGCCGTCCCCGTGGGCGGCGCAGCCGTACGTGGTGGTCTCCGGGACGGTCGCGGTCGCCGCCACCGAGGAGGCTGCCCGGCGGATCCTGCTCCCCGAGGCCTGGGCCCTGGCCCGCTCCCGGACCCGGGGCAGCTTCCCGCCGCTGCGCCCGGCGCAGGAGGTCGCCGCGCTGGAGATGACCCCGAAGGAGCGGGAGCTGTACGAGGGCGGCCTCGCCGGGCACATCGCCGGGACGGAGGAGCAGGTGGCCGCCGCCCTGGCCGGGGTCGCCGGGGCCACCGGGGCGGACGAGCTGCTGGTCACCACCTCCACGTACGACCGCACGGCCCTGCTGGACTCCTTCACCCGGCTGGCCCGGATCACCGGGCTGAGCCCGGCCGGCCCGGCCCCCGGGGGCCCGGGGCTCTAA
- a CDS encoding extracellular solute-binding protein has translation MKMRFLAVCTALAAATALTGCGQSAGSGGGSDKVTLWLMKGSASEDFIRKFTADFEKQHPGIDLEVRIQEWKGIGDKVNAVLGGKSEDRADVIEVGNTQVAQYVETGGVSEVTLEGLREWGSKDWLKGLSDPGSVNGAQYGVPWYAANRVVIYNKDLFAAAGIKTPPRNRQDWIAATQKLDKGEQQGIYLPGQNWYVLAGFVWDEGGDLAVETSGQWVGALDDERALAGMDFYKQLQALGDGPKSGDEETPPQSEVFARGQVAQIIATPGQVAQIEAANPALKGKLGFFPIPGKTADKAGAVFTGGSDLIIPEKTAHRARAVDVITALVSEKWQTELARTMSYVPNKTTLARVVEGNDGAAAMAPGAAQGRATPKSARWAEVEAANPIKPYMTAVLSGQDPRQAAKAASDTMSRVLNSDR, from the coding sequence GTGAAGATGCGCTTCCTCGCCGTGTGCACCGCCCTCGCGGCAGCGACCGCCCTCACCGGCTGCGGCCAGTCGGCGGGATCCGGCGGGGGCTCCGACAAGGTGACCCTGTGGCTGATGAAGGGCAGCGCCTCCGAGGACTTCATCCGGAAGTTCACCGCCGACTTCGAGAAGCAGCACCCCGGCATCGACCTGGAGGTGAGGATCCAGGAGTGGAAGGGCATCGGCGACAAGGTCAACGCCGTCCTCGGTGGCAAGTCCGAGGACCGCGCCGACGTCATCGAGGTCGGCAACACCCAGGTCGCCCAGTACGTCGAGACCGGCGGCGTCTCCGAGGTCACCCTCGAAGGCCTGCGCGAATGGGGCAGCAAGGACTGGCTCAAGGGCCTCTCCGACCCGGGAAGCGTCAACGGGGCGCAGTACGGCGTCCCGTGGTACGCCGCCAACCGGGTGGTGATCTACAACAAGGACCTGTTCGCGGCCGCCGGGATCAAGACCCCGCCCAGGAACCGCCAGGACTGGATCGCCGCCACCCAGAAGCTCGACAAGGGCGAGCAGCAGGGTATCTACCTGCCCGGCCAGAACTGGTACGTCCTCGCCGGGTTCGTCTGGGACGAGGGCGGCGACCTCGCCGTCGAGACCAGCGGCCAGTGGGTCGGCGCCCTCGACGACGAGAGGGCCCTCGCCGGAATGGACTTCTACAAGCAGCTCCAGGCCCTCGGCGACGGCCCCAAGAGCGGCGACGAGGAGACGCCCCCGCAGTCCGAGGTCTTCGCCCGCGGGCAGGTCGCCCAGATCATCGCCACCCCCGGCCAGGTCGCCCAGATCGAGGCCGCCAACCCGGCCCTCAAGGGCAAGCTCGGCTTCTTCCCCATCCCCGGCAAGACCGCCGACAAGGCCGGCGCCGTCTTCACCGGCGGCTCCGACCTGATCATCCCCGAGAAGACCGCCCACCGGGCCCGCGCCGTGGACGTGATCACCGCCCTGGTCAGCGAGAAGTGGCAGACCGAGCTCGCCCGCACCATGAGCTACGTCCCCAACAAGACCACCCTCGCCCGCGTGGTCGAGGGCAACGACGGCGCCGCCGCCATGGCCCCCGGCGCCGCCCAGGGCCGCGCCACCCCGAAGTCCGCGCGCTGGGCCGAGGTCGAGGCCGCCAACCCGATCAAGCCCTACATGACGGCCGTGCTCAGCGGCCAGGACCCCCGCCAGGCGGCGAAGGCGGCCTCCGACACCATGAGCCGGGTCCTCAACTCCGACCGCTGA